The genome window atgtcaagaatctcttccctccaagttctgtctattgtattcacacacaaaaacatcgaagtgctaaacttggaagtatcagactcatgacatgctttacaacttttcacatttctctgtgaccgcttaaccaaattgaatggggttttctgcaaaagagTTAAggtgttatattttaagaccctgaagtagtaTTTACACGGTTTAATCATTGAGTGTTCTcaatatgaaaatttcattgtatttttgggggacatactgtacaatgtacacttgtacatgacATTACAGGAAGACGTAGTAGAGATCCATGGAGATGGGCTTGCACAATTTGTATGATCAGAAGTAGCCTTGTTTCCTTTCGTAGGCTATAGAGCAGTACCTGTGGAGGCGTTCCTACAACTAatggcaggggcggatccaggaatttcgcaaagagggggcgcgtttacaaaattaaagggggcgcacgcacccctcccccatttttctttttatttcttttgtttcaacaaaaaataaaggggggcgtgcgccggttgcggtcctccctggatccgcccctgaatggGTATAACCTAATGGCTTTGTGTATTATGCTGATACCTGTTACAGATTTGAAAAGAAGCACTCCTACGTGCTATATCTGAGACATTCTTTTCTCTTGATTTCTGGAAATATTGACAACTTGCTGTTTTactctcttttctattttgttgcCACAAAGACAAAAATTTGGTAGTCTTGGCAACAACCTCTCGTAAGCGAAGAGTAAAGTTGATAAGCCGCGTAAAATGCTTCTTGACCAGCCGAGCAATATCATTAGTGAAGCTAATCCTGGGGAACTAGAGATAAAGGAATGAATTCTCGAATgtttctgaataaaaaaaaaaaaaaaaaaaaaaaaacaccctaaaAAACACGCAATTGAAATACATTTCATCTATGATAATTTTCTTAATAGGAATAGTGAACTACAGTATTCTATTCAGTTGTGGGATGTGTTGATCTCCTTCTTTTATAACCCTTTGAAGAGTTCACAGTGTTCTCGGGATGGGGtgaatgggaaatgcgtgttataggaAAAACTAGTCCGTCTTCAGCGGGGTTAAGTGTTCCATAGTCTTTCGTTATGTTTAGGCACGTTTTCATTCTTCCGTTATTCGCTAAATTTCCATTTTACCGTATACTCCTTCTGCGTCTTCGTTTTCCCCAGTGTCCTCGACTTTGTCTTCGTCTCATCTCTGAATTCAACCCAACTTTGTGTTTATACATGCAATTTTACTGTGTTTTGGGGagaaacatcattttttcccctcaaatatcatagctctttcttttttgccagaCTTGTCTGAATTACATTCGGTCATACATGAATCAACTTAACTaacgaaaagtgataaaataaatgtttgtgACACTATAATGTAAACTTGGCAATACATGTAacactttatattttctgtagATAGTAATGGAAACACTGTAGGAGGCCCTCTACGGGTCGATCGAGACAGTCTTCAACTCGACGTCTTCAGTCTTCCCTTCCACGCGGCTGTCGACGAGGGCGTAATCGACTGAGTTCTccttcatcctcctccttctcatCTCCGTCTCCCACTTCTTGTGCTTGAAGGCCAGGAAACAGACGAACGCGATGGAGAGGACTACGAAGATATTGGACAGGATGACGATGATGTGATCGACTCCTGGTCATAGAAAACGAGACAAAACTTTAAAGTTAAAGGCCTCAGCTGCACGttcaaattcagttcagttcagttttacGCCAAACTAAATGTAAATTGTTCGGTAAGGAAAAAGTCATATTGGGTGTAAAGAATATATATGCCTACTATGAAGACTTTTATCGCAAAACGGTCGAGCTAACTCCAGATGTTTGTTATCAAAGCTGCTAAAAGAATCAAAGAccataataagaaaatacaggatatctTTAATcgtaacttctagaatattcttTGTTATGTCACAAATGAGGTATTATTGCacaggtttaattttgctctatccaATGAATTGCTTACTTTGATTTGTTTAAAAAGGGCGCTCAGCTCACTTTCGAATAAAATTCTTcatatatacaatattataatgtaaCTGGAAATGCAGGAGACCATCTCCATAAGCAGAGCTTTACTAGAAAGATGGCCACAGATAAACTTACGacacaatgaatgaaaattaaaatgcaactcTTTTAAAATCGCCATTCACAATTATAGTCAATATTAAAACATGgagtataattattattaacCAGAATATGTAAGGTTTATTGAATTCAGATGTTAAGTAAGTATATCTTATAAAGTCTCACAAGTTATCACCAAACAATGCAAACAGTGGTACATTATTAGCACACACAAAATGACGTCACACGTTTCACACTCactttcaatattttcatcttccttaaagagaaaataaatgagTCAAATTgtgtatccttcggatcacacTTTACTCGTGTTACAGTACTCTAGAAACATTCACTATTTTCGTAATAATAGTTAATTATAGTGAACGAGGCTAAAATGACATAGACTTACCGAAACCATCAAACCTTGTCTCCGGCATTGCTGTGACGTTGTGCACCAAGCTATCATTTCCTGGCACGTAAGTCAGTGCGCCCTCATAAGTTTGGTTTCCTACAGGAAAGAAGCATACAAAATCGatagctacaatgtacatggttCAATAGTAGAAGGGATCAGACAATCGGGGCACAGAATAATCTAATCAGTTTAGCAAAGACTCTAAAAATTATTCTACTACCAGAAAGAACGTTACACAAAGAGAAACAAGTCTTCTGTCTTTTGataaaaaatattatttcagtTACGACGATGCAGTTGACATGTTGCATCGTATTCTGGTAATGAATTGTTTACGCTTCTAACGGTTCCTACATTTTTAGATACAGGACAGTTTTTACTGCACTGATTTTCTTGATAGTGTTTTCGTGCTTGTATCACTGTGGTATGGTGCACACTGCTTCACAAAGTGGAAAGATTACGCAATAGTGTTATAATTTCTGTCAGTACGTAAAGTTTACACCAGCATACTTACATGGCTGCCTGCAAACACAGACCTCCTCCACcacgaaaacaaaaataaaagaaaaagaacgaTAGTAATATTCCTCGAACAGTATCAAATTGCTGTGTTCACATTTGCAGTCGGACATGACGagcaatgcctttttttttcttcttcttctatttttttttctttttgaggtgAGATCGCAGTGCGCCCTCTCTTGACTACTCCTGTCTAGGATGACAATCAATCTTTACCCATCGTCTTCGTCATCAAGCTTGTGATCTTCATCATGGGCGACGACTCCTGGGCCACGGAGGACGGCTGCAAGCTCACCGGCGATGTCGTACTC of Diadema setosum chromosome 15, eeDiaSeto1, whole genome shotgun sequence contains these proteins:
- the LOC140239278 gene encoding uncharacterized protein, with the translated sequence MNSTHAPLLEALAASVSSTTSPVSLQPSSVAQESSPMMKITSLMTKTMGNQTYEGALTYVPGNDSLVHNVTAMPETRFDGFGVDHIIVILSNIFVVLSIAFVCFLAFKHKKWETEMRRRRMKENSVDYALVDSRVEGKTEDVELKTVSIDP